In Papaver somniferum cultivar HN1 chromosome 1, ASM357369v1, whole genome shotgun sequence, a genomic segment contains:
- the LOC113322093 gene encoding protein FAF-like, chloroplastic, giving the protein MSSVNQQAQGFGSILGFECEKTKYNTTTNSIRRTLSAVDMSSKKWLSSTQSEVSPLRKIASSDELQIAADQDIVEEKNDLSQQQQPGQVDIWCSILTQNSSHLPPPYVHPLVKQSKSCLSLKSLEICTENLGSESGSDGYPHSDISLSDTEEQEAIEQVVVVKERSELVKVDKNEVEVVNYSKKYSSPPPAACRSFPPPLKSLSKFPPPLKSLSKPGGGGIQMKTHRKDGRLVLEAVSVPTSINFFNAQRRDGRLVLTFVSPIRESKSESEDIFETDEEVDLECSHDIEIEDEEAEENKGILLEMIPKLPTGVINVHRSALMVNKFTGLTNNRNNLISCWSSSSTKLLPQSLPISPQPTLASGAPRLVPKQQTVAATAAVVEPTFNKYEYCWRKDTTSSMVPVSGIHHLLNQQQSLPNTKKTYNHHHHNNDNNLLTRKNNYYINNNNNNSKGGHDYKEEKQMNGIREKQVVDQHLIVPAFCKPEPRKTSVFWEPPHCIATS; this is encoded by the coding sequence ATGTCAAGTGTAAACCAACAAGCACAAGGATTTGGATCAATTCTAGGATTTGAATGTgaaaaaacaaaatataacacTACTACTAATTCAATAAGGAGGACTCTTTCAGCAGTTGACATGTCTTCTAAAAAATGGTTAAGTAGTACTCAGTCTGAAGTTTCACCATTAAGAAAGATTGCTTCTTCTGATGAACTACAAATTGCTGCTGATCAAGATATtgttgaagaaaagaatgatctttctcaacaacaacaaccaggACAGGTTGATATTTGGTGTTCAATTCTAACCCAAAATTCATCACATCTTCCACCTCCTTATGTTCATCCTCTTGTGAAACAATCCAAGAGTTGTTTATCTCTTAAAAGCCTTGAGATTTGTACTGAAAACTTAGGTTCTGAATCTGGGTCTGATGGTTATCCTCATTCAGATATCAGTCTTTCTGATACTGAAGAACAAGAAGCAATTGAACAAGTAGTTGTAGTAAAAGAGAGATCAGAGTTGGTCAAAGTTGATAAGAATGAAGTAGAGGTAGTAAACTACAGTAAGAAgtactcatcaccaccaccagcagcTTGTAGATCATTCCCACCCCCACTTAAATCACTCTCTAAATTCCCACCTCCACTGAAATCACTCTCTAAACCAGGAGGCGGTGGCATTCAAATGAAAACTCATCGTAAAGATGGAAGATTAGTTCTTGAAGCTGTCTCTGTTCCTACTTCTATAAACTTCTTCAATGCTCAACGTCGAGACGGTCGTCTTGTTCTAACTTTTGTTTCACCCATCCGAGAATCCAAATCTGAATCAGAAGATATTTTCGAAACCGATGAGGAGGTAGACCTCGAATGTAGTCATGATATtgagattgaagatgaagaagcagaagaaaacAAAGGGATTTTGTTGGAAATGATTCCAAAACTGCCAACTGGAGTGATAAATGTTCACAGATCAGCACTTATGGTGAATAAGTTTACAGGTCTGACAAACAACAGGAATAACCTAATATCTTGCtggtcatcatcatcaacaaaactACTACCACAATCACTACCAATATCACCACAACCAACATTAGCTTCAGGGGCACCACGATTAGTACCGAAACAACAAACCGTCGCGGCCACTGCTGCAGTGGTAGAGCCTACTTTCAACAAATATGAGTACTGTTGGCGAAAGGATACTACATCGTCAATGGTACCAGTTAGTGGAATTCATCATCTACTTAACCAACAACAATCACTACCCAACACCAAAAAGActtacaaccaccaccaccataataacGATAATAATCTCTTAACCCGTAAGAATAATTATTACATcaacaataataataacaattcAAAAGGAGGTCATGATTATAAGGAGGAGAAACAGATGAATGGTATTAGAGAAAAGCAGGTTGTTGAT